In the genome of Pseudomonadota bacterium, the window GATCTCATTCACAGTATCGCCGACGCGCTGCAATTCATCTCCTACTATCACCCGCTTGATTTCATCCACGCAATCCACGAAGCCTACCAGCGGGAAGAAAACCCGGCGGCCAAGGACGCCATGGCGCAAATCCTGATCAATTCCCGCATGTGTGCGGAAGGTCATCGGCCCATCTGCCAGGACACGGGCATTGTCACGGTGTTCATGAAAGTCGGCATGAATGTGCAATGGGATGATGCAACGCTGAGCCTTGAGGAGATGGTGAACGAAGGTGTCCGCCGCGCCTATCAACACCCGGATAACGTTTTGCGGGCCTCCATCCTGTCGGACCCGGCCGGAAAACGCCAGAACACGCGCGACAACACTCCGGCGGTCATTCACACCCAAATCGTTCCGGGCGATACGATCGATGTTCAAGTGGCCGCAAAGGGCGGTGGCTCCGAAGCTAAATCCAAATTCGTGATGCTCAATCCCTCCGATTCTATTGTGGACTGGGTCCTCAAAACGGTGCCGAGCATGGGGGCCGGATGGTGCCCGCCAGGCATGTTGGGCATCGGCATCGGCGGGACAGCGGAAAAAGCCATGTTACTGGCCAAGGAATCGCTGATGGACCCGGTGGATATTCAGCAATTGATCAGCCGTGGCCCAAGTAACCGGGCCGAGGAATTGCGTCTGGAAATATTCGATAAGGTCAACGCACTGGGTATCGGTGCCCAAGGGCTGGGTGGTCTGACGACCGTAGTGGATGTCAAGGTCCGGGACTATCCCACCCATGCCGCCAACTTGCCTGTAGCCATGATTCCCAATTGCGCCGCCACCCGGCACGCACACTTTGTGCTCGACGGGTCGGGCCCAGCCGAACTGACACCCCCCAAACTCGAAGACTGGCCGGAAATCACCCGAGAGGTTTCCGACGCCCGGCGGGTCAATCTCGACACCCTCACCCCGGAGGATGTCAGCCAATGGAAATCCGGCGACCGCCTGTTACTCTCCGGCAAAATGCTGACCGGGCGGGATGCGGCCCACAAGAAAATGGTGGATCTCCTCAACAACGGCGAAAAACTGCCGGTGGATTTCACCAACCGCTTCATCTACTACGTTGGACCCGTCGATCCGGTGCGGGAAGAAGTCGTCGGTCCGGCCGGTCCCACGACAGCCACCCGCATGGACAAATTCACCCGGACGATGCTGGAACAAACCGGCCTGCTCGGCATGATCGGGAAGGCGGAACGCGGTCGCGTGGCAATCGACGCCATTCGCGATCACCGGGCGGTATATCTGATGGCGGTCGGTGGCGCTGCTTATCTCGTCTCCAAGGCGATCCGCAAAGCCGAAGTCAAGGCGTTTCCCGAACTGGGCATGGAGGCGATCTACGAGTTCGAGGTCGAGGATATGCCCGTGACCGTGGCCGTGGATGCCGCAGGGGAGTCGGTACACCACACAGCGCCCAAAGTGTGGCAGGCCAAAATCGGCAAAATACCCGTAACCGAAGCTTAGGCGAGCCGGCACGGCGCTCGTGTCGCGATTCCGCCTTATTCACTGACGAAAACGCCGCTCGACTGAGCGGCGTTTTTCTGTATCGACAGGTAGGTCAGGGCAGTGGCGGACGCGTAGTCGCGACACTGGGTGGCAATATCGGGTAAGTCACCTGGGGTTGTTCCCCGGTCAAACTCATCAAGAAAGCCGCGATTTTGCTCACTTCATCTTCCGACAGTTGCATGCCCAATTGGCTTTCCGCCATCACGGTCACCGCTTGTTCTAGATCCCAGATGCGTCCGGTATGAAAATAAGGCGCCGTCAGCGCGATATTTCGCAAGCTCGGAACCTTAAATGCGAACTCGTCGCCGGCGCTGTGGGTCACTTCGTAGCGTCCCTTGTCCGCGGGCGGCAGCAGATCCACGCCCGGGTCCTTGACCGCGCCAAAGCGAGCGTACATCCGCCCCCCCATATTGAGACCACCGTGACAGGCACCGCAGCCTTTATCCAGAAAAAGTTCCAACCCCGCCTTTTGATCGCTGGCCAGGGCGTTCGCGTCGCCTCGCAAGTACTGATCGAAAGGTGCCTTGGGCGTGATGAGAGTCGCCTCAAAAACCGCGATCGCCTTGGTGATATTGGCGTAATTGATCGGATCCGCCTCGCTGGGAAACGCCTGCTGAAAAGCATCGTGATAGCCTGGAATGCCTTTCAGTTGGGCCACCGCGTCGGTCTCGGTCATCCCCATTTCGATGGGATTGATAATCGGGCCGCCCGCCTGTTCTTCGAGATCTTTTGCCCGGCCATCCCAAAACTGATCGATATTGAACACTGCATTGAAAACCGTCGGTGCGTTTCGGCCGCCGCGCTGGGCTTCGTGCCCGATGGATGTCGGTCGGCTGTCCGCGCCAGCTAAACCGATTTGATGGCAGGTGTTGCAACTGACATTGTGTGCCTTGGACAAACGCGGTTCGAAGTAAAGCATGCTGCCGAGCTTCACCTTGGCCGGTGTCGCCGGATTGTTCGGAAGCGCAGGCGCTGAGAGTGGAATAGGCTCGAAAACCTGCTGCGCACGCTGCATCAACGGATCCGCACCGGCCGGTGCGACAAAACCGGTGACGCCAGCCGCCATAAGCAAAAAGTATCCAAGACGATTTTTCATCGGGATCACCCTCCAAGCCGTGGCCTTGTCTAGTAACATTCACGCATTCCCCTGCCGTCTGCAGAAAAGCGACGGTCGAGGGTCAGTAACGAGTCTCGGACGGCCTAACGACCCACTGCGGGGTATCGCCAGCACATATAGCTGTAGGTGGGGGGGAGCGCGCTTAGAAAATCGAACGCCGCCCTGACGGACGGCGTTCTTCTTCGGGTTTTAAGCGGGCGCTTTCTGGGTCGGGTTAGCGGGCCCTTGTCGAGCTGCATCGACTAAGGCGGGAATACCGCTTTTTCCGTTGGCTTCCCGCGCCAGTTCGCGCTCACGGTCATTCGCCCAGTGGGCGTCCCACTCCAGCAGCTTCGGCGTCATAATGCGGTACCACAACGGCGGCACCAAGGCGATCAAGAACGCTGTGATGTAACCGGTCGCGTACATCGGCGCATCTTTGTAGGGTTTCAGATCCCAAAACTCCACACTGGCGTCGGCGTGATGATGAGAATGCCGACCGATGGCCACCGTGTACCAATAGGTCGCCCGGTTATTGGTGTTCCACGAATGACGCGGTTGAACAGGATCTGCCGGATCACGGACCAAACCGTAGTGCTCCGTGTAGTTGGCCAATTCTAGTACCACGTGCACGGCCAAGGCGTTGATGAGGAATAACACCACGCCGAGAATACCAGCGGCCCAGAAAGCGAACAGCACAATCGCCGCTTCCATGGCATAACTTCTCACCAAACGATTGCGCCAACCGTAAGGAGCCGCGCCGATCTTTCGGCAACGATCGGCTTCCAACCGCCAGCAATTCCGGTACTGACCGATAATGGAGCGCCACACGAAGTGGTAAAAACTCTCACCGCGCACCGCCGTGGCCGGATCAGCCGACGTCGCCACCGTCGCATGGTGTCCATAGGGATGCTCGATGGAGAAGTAGGTCATCATGCTGAAGGCTTCGCCCAGCCGGCCCATGAAAAACGAAAAAGGCTGCTCTGTCCGGTGGGTTAGCTCATGACCGATCACGATGGCGCCATTTACGGTCGCCACGATCAACGCGCCCGTGGCGCCGAGATAGTCAAACCACGTATTGTTGGCGTGGGCAGCGATCATGTCGTACCCGAAAATGCTCTCGACGAAGGCGGCTATCCCGAGAAAATCGCCTGGCACCGTGGCTTGGCGAATCACCCAGCAAAAGAGCAAAAACGCGACAACAATAATCGGTACGACCGAGTACATCATCCCGTAGAAAATGCCCGGGCGAGCATACTCGTATTCGCGATCATCATCGCCCAGGAGCATATCGCCGACAAAGAACACAACCACAAACGCGATAGTCACCTGCCACATGGCAGCACCGCCCAAGATCATTGCCACGCAGGCAGCAATCCCTAAAGTGGGCAAAGCGTAGAATCGCGCATATGCCCAGAAACCCGCCTTGACGGGTTGGTCATTAACTTGAGTATTCATCACTCCTCCTTTTTAAACGCAACCGGTGGAATTACTGAATCAGTCATAACACCTGTTACTCTCAATTTGCGTCCTGACTATTGTGATTGTTTTGTGACGCGAATTTGTTGGTAATCACTAAATCACTCTTCACTAATATACATCCACTGCTTCTAAAAAAAAATGCGACATATTGTCGCGGACACAGCGCCATTACCACACACCAATTGAAGGTTCAATCGCATCGGTGATCACGCCAAGGGTGTGTGAATAGTGGCCATCGCCTGCGCCCCGATCGATCGAGCTCCGCCTGACAGCCAAGAGGCGAACCAACCGGCCAAGAGAAACGACCGGCGGCCGATCGCTGAATTGCAGAGAAGATCTCCTGCCACGCATCCGTCGCCGACGATCCAAATGGGATACTGTACCCCACCACCTAACCTTCGCGTTCAATATCACTGAACATCGGTCGATATCTACACATGGTCCGGTCGTCTCTGTCGTCGCAATCAATTGAGATCGGTCCACGCCGATCTAGAAGACTCGCACCACCAAACGAATATGCCATGGATTATCACGTACAGAGAACAGAAGACGGTGAGACCATTGGTCCCCAGGTCATTCTAGATAAGGTCCTAAACGCTTTACCGGACATCGTCGTCATAACCGACGGCGGAATCGGCACCGACTCTGGACCGCGAATCGAATTTGTCAATCAGGCGTTTGGCGAATTTCTCGGTAAACACCCCCAGGACATCGTCGGCTTACCGGTCAGCCAGTTTCTGAAATCCTATTTTGGCGATGCGACTCGCACACGATTCCGAACGCTGATAACTCAAGGCAGCCCGGCGCAGACTCGTCTGGTGCGCACCCAGGACGACGGGGCTAAGCAGTACGTTGAGTTTCACGTCGTCCCGATCCTCGATCCGCACGGCCAACTCAAACACATGATCGGCGTCGGTCGAGACGTAACCCAACAATGCGACGCTCTGGCCAAAGCAGTCGAGAGTGAAGCCTATTACCGCGCCATCTTCGATCAAAGCCCTCACCCCGTGATGATTTTCTCACCGGCGGGTGAAATTCTCTCGTGCAATCAAGCGGTCCTCGACCGTTTAGGGATCAATATGCACGAGCTGCGAAAAAAGTCTTTCGCCGAACTCGTCCATCCGAGTGACCTCCAGGCCTCCTTTGAACATTTTAAGGAGGCGGCGTGCGGCAAAACGCCCGCGCCGCTGGTGGCCCGCGGACGCAACCGCGATGGAGAATATGTCGAGGCGGCCATCACCGACGTGCCCATCGTACTGGACGGAAAAATCGTCGCGGTCGTGGCCATGATGAACGATCTTACCCAGCTTCGCCGTCTGGAAGAACGATTACGCTTATCCGCCAACGCGTTGGCAAACATCGCAGAAGCCGCGGTGATCACCACGCCTGATTTGTCGGTAATATCCGCAAACCGCGCGTTCACTTCGATCACCGGCTATATGGAAGCCGAGTTTGTCGGCCGCAGTCCCCTCGAACTCTGGGCCGACGATGCCGACCAACCTTCGACAGAAGAGGTGCGCCTTGCGATCGAGCGCGACGGTTATTGGCAAGGAGAAACCAAGAACCGACGAAAAAGCGGTGAAACGTACCCAAGTCTAACGGCCATCAGCGCCGTCCGGGACCAACAAGATCGTATTACGCATTTTGTTGGGGTGTTTAGCGATGTCTCGAAATTCAAGGCATACGAGGAACGCCTGGAACATTTGGCGCACCATGACAGCTTGACCAACCTCCCGAACCGCGCCATGTTCGAGTGCCACGTCAACACGGCGATTTCCCGCTCCAAGCGTAACGGAAAGCCGTTTGCGCTGATGTTCTTGGACCTGGATCAGTTCAAAGCCGTCAACGATTCGCTGGGGCACCGCGCCGGAGACGAATTGCTGCGCAGTGTCGCAAAACGCTTGAGCGAATCGTTGCGCGGCACAGATGTCGTCGCCCGCTTAGGTGGTGACGAGTTCGGAATGCTGCTGGGGGACCTGACAAGCTCAACGGACGCCGCCCGGGTGGCGGAGAAAGTACTAACGGCCTTATCGACGCCTCATTTACAACCGAGCTACGAGCTGTTCACTTCAGCCAGCGTCGGCTTGGCGATCTACCCCGACGATGGCGAAGAGCCGCTCACGTTGCTCAAGAATGCCGATGCCGCCATGTACCTGGCTAAAAAGGAAGGGAGGAATACTTACCGGTTCTTCTCTGCCGATATCAACGCCAAGGCCCATGAATATTTGGTACTTGCGAACAACCTGCGCCACGCCTTGGAGCGCAATGAGTTTCATCTACTCTTTCAGCCGGTTGTGGACCTGTCTACCGGCAGAATCATCGGCGCCGAAGCGCTGCTGCGCTGGACACATCCTGAGTCTGGCCTGGTCAGCCCGGCCACATTCATCCCCATCGCCGAGACCACGGGACTGATCGGCGTGATCGGCGAATGGGTGCTATACGAAGCCTGCCGGCAAGCCACACAATGGCAACGATTGGGGCATCCGCCCGTTCGGGTTGCAGTGAACCTTTCGGCGCGTCAATTCCGGGAACCCGGATTGGTAGAAAAAATCGAAGCGGTTCTGGCCGAAACGGGCTTGGCGCCGCAATGGCTGGAACTGGAAATCACCGAAACGATGATGATGGAAAACCCCGAACGGGTGAAAACCATACTCGGCGAACTCCACGCCCGTGGCATCAGCATCGCAATCGATGATTTCGGAACAGGATACAGCTCCCTAAGCTATCTGAAGGCGTTTCCCTGTGACTTCGTGAAAATCGACCGATCATTTATCGATGGCGTCCCGAAGGACCAAAACGACATTACCATTACCGAGACCGTGATCGGGATGGCGCAACGGCTGGGAATGCGGGTCATCGCGGAGGGTATCGAAACTTCGGAGCAATTAGAATTTCTCCGTCGCGGCGGTTGCGAAGAGGGTCAAGGGTTCCTGTTCAGCAAACCGTTGCCACCGGGCCAGATCGCGAAACTCCTTGGACAAACCCACTCGCTATTCCCATTGACCCGGTAACCACCTTCACGAGCTCCCGCGACGCAACCGGGCATGGCCGAAAATCGGCCATCAGCAACGGATTTTTAGGCCACCGTCTCTCTTGGCCGAGTACATTTTGTCGTCCGCCAAACGGATTAGCTCGTCGCCGGTGAC includes:
- a CDS encoding fumarate hydratase, which gives rise to DLIHSIADALQFISYYHPLDFIHAIHEAYQREENPAAKDAMAQILINSRMCAEGHRPICQDTGIVTVFMKVGMNVQWDDATLSLEEMVNEGVRRAYQHPDNVLRASILSDPAGKRQNTRDNTPAVIHTQIVPGDTIDVQVAAKGGGSEAKSKFVMLNPSDSIVDWVLKTVPSMGAGWCPPGMLGIGIGGTAEKAMLLAKESLMDPVDIQQLISRGPSNRAEELRLEIFDKVNALGIGAQGLGGLTTVVDVKVRDYPTHAANLPVAMIPNCAATRHAHFVLDGSGPAELTPPKLEDWPEITREVSDARRVNLDTLTPEDVSQWKSGDRLLLSGKMLTGRDAAHKKMVDLLNNGEKLPVDFTNRFIYYVGPVDPVREEVVGPAGPTTATRMDKFTRTMLEQTGLLGMIGKAERGRVAIDAIRDHRAVYLMAVGGAAYLVSKAIRKAEVKAFPELGMEAIYEFEVEDMPVTVAVDAAGESVHHTAPKVWQAKIGKIPVTEA
- a CDS encoding cytochrome-c peroxidase, whose product is MKNRLGYFLLMAAGVTGFVAPAGADPLMQRAQQVFEPIPLSAPALPNNPATPAKVKLGSMLYFEPRLSKAHNVSCNTCHQIGLAGADSRPTSIGHEAQRGGRNAPTVFNAVFNIDQFWDGRAKDLEEQAGGPIINPIEMGMTETDAVAQLKGIPGYHDAFQQAFPSEADPINYANITKAIAVFEATLITPKAPFDQYLRGDANALASDQKAGLELFLDKGCGACHGGLNMGGRMYARFGAVKDPGVDLLPPADKGRYEVTHSAGDEFAFKVPSLRNIALTAPYFHTGRIWDLEQAVTVMAESQLGMQLSEDEVSKIAAFLMSLTGEQPQVTYPILPPSVATTRPPLP
- a CDS encoding alkane 1-monooxygenase, with the protein product MNTQVNDQPVKAGFWAYARFYALPTLGIAACVAMILGGAAMWQVTIAFVVVFFVGDMLLGDDDREYEYARPGIFYGMMYSVVPIIVVAFLLFCWVIRQATVPGDFLGIAAFVESIFGYDMIAAHANNTWFDYLGATGALIVATVNGAIVIGHELTHRTEQPFSFFMGRLGEAFSMMTYFSIEHPYGHHATVATSADPATAVRGESFYHFVWRSIIGQYRNCWRLEADRCRKIGAAPYGWRNRLVRSYAMEAAIVLFAFWAAGILGVVLFLINALAVHVVLELANYTEHYGLVRDPADPVQPRHSWNTNNRATYWYTVAIGRHSHHHADASVEFWDLKPYKDAPMYATGYITAFLIALVPPLWYRIMTPKLLEWDAHWANDRERELAREANGKSGIPALVDAARQGPANPTQKAPA
- a CDS encoding EAL domain-containing protein; this encodes MDYHVQRTEDGETIGPQVILDKVLNALPDIVVITDGGIGTDSGPRIEFVNQAFGEFLGKHPQDIVGLPVSQFLKSYFGDATRTRFRTLITQGSPAQTRLVRTQDDGAKQYVEFHVVPILDPHGQLKHMIGVGRDVTQQCDALAKAVESEAYYRAIFDQSPHPVMIFSPAGEILSCNQAVLDRLGINMHELRKKSFAELVHPSDLQASFEHFKEAACGKTPAPLVARGRNRDGEYVEAAITDVPIVLDGKIVAVVAMMNDLTQLRRLEERLRLSANALANIAEAAVITTPDLSVISANRAFTSITGYMEAEFVGRSPLELWADDADQPSTEEVRLAIERDGYWQGETKNRRKSGETYPSLTAISAVRDQQDRITHFVGVFSDVSKFKAYEERLEHLAHHDSLTNLPNRAMFECHVNTAISRSKRNGKPFALMFLDLDQFKAVNDSLGHRAGDELLRSVAKRLSESLRGTDVVARLGGDEFGMLLGDLTSSTDAARVAEKVLTALSTPHLQPSYELFTSASVGLAIYPDDGEEPLTLLKNADAAMYLAKKEGRNTYRFFSADINAKAHEYLVLANNLRHALERNEFHLLFQPVVDLSTGRIIGAEALLRWTHPESGLVSPATFIPIAETTGLIGVIGEWVLYEACRQATQWQRLGHPPVRVAVNLSARQFREPGLVEKIEAVLAETGLAPQWLELEITETMMMENPERVKTILGELHARGISIAIDDFGTGYSSLSYLKAFPCDFVKIDRSFIDGVPKDQNDITITETVIGMAQRLGMRVIAEGIETSEQLEFLRRGGCEEGQGFLFSKPLPPGQIAKLLGQTHSLFPLTR